The Pyrenophora tritici-repentis strain M4 chromosome 10, whole genome shotgun sequence genome contains a region encoding:
- a CDS encoding SPT5, Transcription elongation factor — protein sequence MASYGSDVEDDEEDFNPAPEIDEDDVAPSKSASRRPAAEDDEDEVDAPTMTGNDDEDEEGGVHPDDLLEPTGADLDDRHHRELDMRREVNAQRDVEEIAKEFDEKYRRRQMQSTRRGGAGAVPLALPTVDDPSIWGCKCRPGKEREIIMAIQKRIDEKLRAGMGVQVYSAFERGPSGPQSGFLYVEADSKQAVVELIEGIQNVFMGSGQFSIPPKERPDLLRKKKRAPLEVGKFVRMQRPPTYKGDLAKVVEVSTNGLDCVVQLVPRLDYGLNDDANAAVDNKRKRGFFGKQTERPPAKLFNEAEAKKRHMKHLSMTGSGNQRAYTYKGEDYQNGFLIKEVKVNWVSTEKVNPKMEELQFFSIQNADGTETMDLMAVQAAQKAADSGSAFAAGENVEIYTGEQKGIRGTTVTVTGDILTLRVSEGDLKGRRIDAPVKTLRKLFRDGDHVKVIGGSKYVDEVGLVTRIRDDKITLLCDSTQQEITVFSKDLKRAADSANVGADSNFDLYDFVQIDASTIGCVVRVDREVLRIVDQQGDVRTLLHTQVSQIVGRNKHAVATDRDGHEIRHEDDVKEYGGEQRQGKVLYIHRGVLFVRNRELVENQGIFVVRSNNVVTMAAKSGRAQAQGPDLSGINPALNAGANTTGMPPPRAFTGRDRLIGKTVVIRKGAYKGLLGIVKDTMNDEARIELHTKNKQVSVKKELLTVKDPITGASVDMGGKFPNRSRGGGAGGYSGGGGQTSYGGAAGGRTPGWGNSGGGGRTPGWGGGGGGRTPGWGGAGAAAGGRTPGWGGDGGRTAYGGGDGSRTAYGGGDGSRTAYGGATAYGGATSYGGGTAYGGNDGNRTSYGGFNSGGRTPGWGGGGGASGTTTSKSGGLSAPTPGAYNAPTPGAYAAPTPGGYGAYSAPTPGGPPMDAPTPGNYTAPTPGDTSGGRYTAAPTPGAWDVATPAPSGDPGYD from the exons ATGGCATCCTACGGCAGCGATGtcgaagacgacgaggaagattTTAACCCCGCGCCTGAAATTGACGAGGATGACGTCGCTCCGAGCAAAAGTGCCTCGCGCAGGCCAGCCGCTgaggatgacgaggatgaggTCGATGCGCCTACCATGACCGGcaacgacgacgaggatgaAGAAGGCGGGG TCCACCCCGATGACCTTTTGGAGCCCACAGGCGCCGACCTCGACGACCGCCACCACCGCGAGCTTGACATGCGCCGCGAAGTCAATGCTCAACGAGATGTCGAAGAAATCGCAAAGGAGTTCGACGAGAAGTACAGGCGGAGACAGATGCAAAGCACTCGCCGCGGCGGTGCTGGCGCTGTTCCTCTGGCCCTACCCACGGTCGACGATCCGTCCATTTGGGGTTGCAAGTGCCGTCCTGGAAAGGAGCGAGAGATCATCATGGCCATTCAGAAGCGAATCGACGAGAAGCTGCGCGCTGGCATGGGAGTGCAGGTATATTCAGCTTTCGAGCGAGGCCCTTCAGGACCTCAGTCTGGTTTCCTATACGTCGAAGCCGATTCAAAGCAGGCCGTTGTGGAGCTGATTGAGGGCATTCAGAATGTCTTCATGGGCTCCGGCCAGTTCTCTATTCCCCCCAAGGAGCGTCCAGATCTGCTCCGAAAGAAGAAGCGCGCACCCCTGGAAGTCGGCAAATTTGTGCGCATGCAGCGGCCACCTACATACAAAGGCGATCTTGCAAAGGTTGTCGAGGTTTCGACTAATGGTCTTGACTGTGTCGTGCAATTAGTGCCCCGTCTGGACTATGGATTGAACGACGACGCCAACGCCGCCGTAGACAACAAGCGGAAGCGAGGTTTCTTCGGAAAGCAGACCGAGCGCCCACCCGCGAAACTCTTCAACGAAGCCGAAGCGAAGAAGCGACACATGAAGCATCTCAGCATGACTGGTTCCGGTAACCAGAGGGCATACACATACAAGGGCGAAGATTACCAAAACGGTTTCTTAATCAAGGAGGTCAAGGTCAACTGGGTCAGCACTGAAAAGGTCAATCCCAAGATGGAGGAGTTGCAGTTCTTTTCCATCCAGAACGCTGATGGTACCGAGACTATGGATCTCATGGCTGTCCAGGCTGCGCAAAAAGCTGCCGACTCGGGCTCTGCCTTTGCCGCTGGAGAAAATGTCGAGATCTACACTGGTGAACAGAAGGGCATTCGCGGTACCACTGTCACAGTAACAGGTGACATTCTTACTCTCCGAGTCAGCGAAGGTGATCTCAAGGGAAGGAGAATTGATGCCCCTGTCAAGACCCTTCGCAAGCTCTTCCGCGACGGTGACCACGTCAAGGTCATTGGTGGAAGTAAATACGTCGATGAGGTCGGTCTAGTTACAAGGATCAGGGACGATAAGATTACCCTGCTCTGCGACTCGACCCAGCAGGAGATTACCGTCTTTAGCAAGGACCTAAAGCGCGCTGCTGATTCGGCAAACGTTGGTGCCGACTCCAACTTCGACCTATACGACTTTGTGCAGATTGA TGCCTCAACCATTGGCTGTGTAGTCCGTGTCGACCGTGAGGTACTGCGGATAGTTGACCAACAAGGCGATGTTCGTACACTTCTTCATACTCAGGTCTCGCAAATTGTCGGAAGGAACAAGCACGCGGTAGCAACCGACCGCGACGGCCATGAGATCCGACACGAGGACGACGTCAAGGAGTACGGTGGGGAACAACGACAAGGCAAAGTCCTGTATATCCATAGAGGTGTGCTCTTTGTCCGCAACCGCGAACTGGTCGAAAACCAAGGTATCTTCGTTGTACGCAGCAACAATGTCGTCACCATGGCAGCCAAGAGTGGTCGGGCTCAAGCACAAGGCCCAGATCTCAGCGGCATCAATCCTGCCCTCAACGCAGGTGCGAACACTACCGGTATGCCTCCACCTCGTGCCTTTACCGGGCGCGATAGGTTGATCGGTAAGACTGTCGTTATTCGAAAGGGTGCTTACAAGGGTCTTTTGGGTATCGTCAAGGACACCATGAACGACGAGGCTCGTATCGAGCTTCATACCAAGAACAAGCAGGTCTCCGTTAAGAAGGAGCTTCTCACTGTCAAGGATCCCATCACCGGTGCCAGCGTGGACATGGGAGGCAAGTTCCCCAACCGCTCACGTGGTGGTGGCGCTGGCGGCTACTCTGGCGGAGGTGGCCAAACGAGCTACGGTGGTGCAGCAGGTGGACGTACACCAGGCTGGGGTAACTCTGGTGGAGGTGGTCGTACACCCGGTTGGGGCGGTGGGGGTGGCGGTCGTACCCCAGGATGGGGAGGCGCTGGTGCCGCTGCTGGAGGCCGAACACCTGGCTGGGGCGGAGACGGCGGACGCACAGCTTACGGTGGAGGCGACGGATCACGGACTGCCTACGGAGGCGGCGATGGCTCGCGGACAGCCTATGGCGGCGCTACCGCATACGGCGGTGCAACCTCGTATGGCGGAGGAACGGCATACGGAGGAAACGACGGAAACCGCACCTCCTACGGTGGCTTCAACTCCGGCGGCCGCACACCTGGCTGGGGTGGTGGCGGCGGCGCATCAGGAACCACGACATCAAAGTCTGGTGGCCTCTCTGCTCCAACACCTGGTGCTTACAACGCCCCCACTCCAGGCGCCTATGCTGCACCCACCCCAGGTGGCTACGGCGCATACTCTGCTCCTACACCCGGTGGTCCCCCAATGGACGCTCCCACACCTGGCAACTACACTGCACCTACGCCTGGCGATACCTCTGGTGGtaggtataccgccgctcCTACGCCTGGTGCTTGGGATGTTGCGACACCAGCCCCCAGCGGCGATCCAGGCTATGACTAG
- a CDS encoding Qor, NADPH:quinone reductase and related Zn-dependent oxidoreductase — MEAIRIDEFVTNLTDLQPLTVSKAACQSPQDLRIKITHAAVTHVDVLYVQGLHQNNRRHVQPPFIPGTEFSGIVISSPTHSTLQPGTRVFGGGLGAYAEEICATEESVRRVPEQWTNAEACAVGASGAVSYGALLDVASLKRGETVLVFGASGGLGVMAVQIAKAVGARVIAVVGDEEKGEMVRKIGADAVVDYHDEKWEERVKDLTERREGVDVVYDAIGAVESGIKCLKYRGRLVIVGFAARNGDMENVRANRILLKSVAVLGYRFGEDGRRDPQRTKDVWNGFMKLVETGKIRPVTYKENYRGLEAVSKALEDVKARKAWGRSVVRICEDGEVGDGQKARL, encoded by the exons ATGGAAGCCATTCGTATTGACGAGTTTGTCACG AATCTCACAGACCTTCAACCCTTGACGGTCTCTAAGGCAGCATGCCAATCACCGCAAGATCTTCGCATCAAAATTACACATGCAGCAGTGACACACGTCGACGTTTTATACGTCCAAGGTCTGCACCAAAATAATCGACGCCACGTACAACCTCCCTTTATCCCCGGGACTGAGTTTTCCGGCATTGTCATCTCCAGCCCGACCCACTCGACTTTGCAACCCGGTACGCGTGTTTTTGGTGGCGGATTGGGCGCTTACGCTGAGGAAATATGCGCGACTGAAGAATCAGTACGTCGTGTACCTGAGCAGTGGACAAATGCCGAGGCATGTGCTGTTGGAGCAAGCGGAGCAGTCAGCTATGGTGCACTGCTAGATGTAGCCTCACTCAAAAGAGGCGAGACTGTACTGGTCTTTGGTGCGAGTGGCGGTCTAGGTGTTATGGCAGTGCAGATTGCAAAGGCAGTTGGCGCGAGAGTCATTGCTGTTGTAGGTGATGAAGAAAAGGGTGAGATGGTGCGAAAGATTGGCGCAGATGCTGTGGTTGATTATCATGATGAGAAATGGGAAGAAAGAGTGAAAGATTTGACGGAAAGACGTGAGGGTGTGGATGTGGTGTACGATGCTATTGGCGCCGTGGAGAGTGGAATCAAGTGCTTAAAGTATCGCGGTCGTCTGGTTATTGTAGGATTTGCGGCGAGGAACGGAGATATGGAAAATGTTCGCGCCAATAGAATCCTACTTAAATCGGTGGCGGTGCTTGGATAT CGGTTCGGAGAAGACGGTAGAAGAGATCCACAAAGAACAAAGGACGTCTGGAACGGCTTCATGAAGCTTGTGGAAACTGGCAAGATACGGCCTGTCACGTATAAAGAGAACTATCGAGGGTTAGAGGCAGTTAGCAAGGCGCTGGAAGATGTCAAGGCGCGGAAAGCATGGGGGAGGTCGGTGGTGAGGATATGCGAGGATGGGGAAGTCGGTGATGGACAGAAGGCAAGGCTGTGA
- a CDS encoding SIR2, NAD-dependent protein deacetylase, SIR2 family yields the protein MARAPLLRVPYTDPFPAPRIIPAHATTPSAAVAALVDFLAPSLFSATSTSTPRSSLAGKLDRGKTLLLTGAGISVASGLADYRGTKGTYTLNKGYKPVYFHEFCESHEARKRYWARSFLGWTTLERARPNAAHVACGELGRMGVVGGVVTQNVDSFHPLAHPSLPTTELHGYLRNLVCLTCRQEYPRHKFQTQLSTLNPSWSAFLAEMLASGALDTENPVERRNRGLKANPDGDVDVPNAPYTTFRYPACPTCLAKPPVRADGKTVRVRVDKDGAWDPEGSEGGVLKPAVIMFGESIPVATKVAAEKAVEEAGRVLVVGSSLATYSAWRLVKKAKEMRLPIGVLNIGGVRGEDMFFGDVGEGGWCGGGGKVE from the exons ATGGCACGAGCGCCCCTCCTCCGCGTCCCTTACACCGACCCCTTCCCCGCGCCGCGGATAATCCCCGCCCACGCGACCACACCCAGCGCTGCCGTCGCAGCTCTAGTAGATTTCTTGGCACCGTCTTTGTTCTCCGCAACATCAACGTCTACACCCCGATCTTCCCTCGCTGGCAAGCTCGATCGCGGCAAGACGTTGCTGCTTACTGGGGCTGGGATATCCGTGGCATCAGGACTGGCAGACTACCGAGGTACAAAGGGGACGTATACGCTGAATAAAGGGTATAAACCTGTGTACTTTCACGAGTTTTGCGAGAGCCATGAGGCGAGGAAACGGTATTGGGCGAGGAGTTTTCTAGGCTGGACGACGTTGGAGAGGGCGAGGCCGAATGCGGCGCATGTGGCTTGTGGGGAGTTGGGAAggatgggtgttgttggggGGGTGGTTACGCAGA ACGTAGACTCCTTCCACCCCCTCGCCCACCCCTCCCTCCCCACAACCGAACTCCACGGCTACCTCCGCAACCTCGTCTGCCTAACCTGCCGCCAAGAATATCCACGCCATAAATTCCAAACCCAGCTCTCGACTCTAAACCCCTCCTGGTCCGCCTTCCTCGCCGAAATGCTCGCCTCCGGCGCGCTCGACACCGAAAACCCCGTCGAGCGCCGCAACCGCGGGCTAAAAGCCAACCCAGACGGCGACGTCGACGTGCCCAATGCGCCGTATACTACGTTTCGCTACCCAGCCTGCCCGACGTGTTTGGCGAAGCCGCCGGTGCGGGCGGACGGTAAGACGGTGCGGGTGCGGGTTGACAAGGATGGGGCGTGGGATCCCGAGGGGAGTGAGGGCGGGGTGTTGAAACCGGCGGTCATCATGTTTGGGGAGTCGATACCGGTGGCGACAAAGGTTGCGGCGGAGAAggcggtggaggaggcggGGAGGGTGCTGGTGGTTGGGAGTAGTCTTGCGACGTATTCGGCGTGGCGGCTTGTGAAGAAGGCAAAGGAGATGCGGCTTCCGATTGGGGTGTTGAATATTGGGGGTGTTAGGGGGGAGGATATGTTTTTCGGGGATGTTGGCGAGGGGGGATGGTGCGGTGGGGGCGGTAAGGTTGAGTGA
- a CDS encoding metal-dependent hydrolase TIM-barrel protein — protein sequence MLKHYILPLLTWPARHTLAATTGVSDFIHQAMDLSALRMYPFGDTNTLWKQIQHESYVDGIDLTVLPFAKEALESITALATSTVNTSSFDFAYAKRIDTHTHPIPDWFRALELNAAGRATPSWSVQGHLEFMSEHNIAHSVLCISTPQANAFLGEKDQNLRKKKTLALARLLNCFAAELCKIYPERFSWLAILPLPYVPESVTELKRMLGIGPVGVGVLTNHEGMYPGDAAFDPIWQFLQEKATSDGGDGREIVFVHPTEPIIKLDDGRLINSRPSPLRSGLGEFYFETARAVSSLTAENTITKFPNLHYRISHGAGAFPDISERFLLGFPNSSDAAREAYKTRFWYDSAGPVWPKQIKGLTEGMGVPVSQMVFGTDYPYGIGFWDVDANIRGLADVQWLEDGERDGVFWRNARELWRGKIAMLEGLDHAM from the exons ATGTTAAAGCATTACATCTTGCCTCTGCTGACATGGCCAGCTCGTCACACCCTAGCTGCAACCACAGGTGTCAGCGACTTCATACACCAAGCCATGGATCTATCTGCTTTACGG ATGTACCCTTTCGGAGACACCAACACACTATGGAAGCAAATCCAGCATGAATCCTATGTCGATGGTATCGACCTGACAGTGCTCCCATTTGCAAAAGAAGCTCTTGAGAGTATCACTGCCTTAGCCACGAGCACTGTGAACACGTCGTCTTTTGACTTCGCATACGCAAAAAGGATCGACACACACACTCA TCCCATACCAGACTGGTTCCGTGCCCTTGAGCTCAACGCTGCAGGCCGTGCAACACCCTCATGGAGCGTACAAGGCCATCTCGAGTTCATGAGCGAGCATAATATCGCTCATTCTGTACTCTGCATCTCCACTCCACAGGCAAATGCTTTTCTCGGAGAAAAGGACCAGAATCTgcgcaagaagaagacgctTGCTCTCGCTCGGCTGCTCAACTGCTTCGCTGCTGAGCTGTGCAAGATCTACCCTGAGCGCTTTAGTTGGTTAGCTATCCTTCCGTTGCCGTATGTACCGGAATCTGTAACGGAGTTGAAGAGAATGCTCGGTATAGGACCAGTGGGCGTTGGCGTGCTGACCAATCACGAGGGCATGTATCCTGGGGATGCAGCTTTTGACCCGATTTGGCAGTTTTTGCAAGAAAAAGCAACGAGTGATGGAGGGGATGGGAGGGAGATTGTGTTTGTGCATCCCACGGAACCCATCATCAAGCTCGATGATGGACGACTGATCAACTCGCGACCAT CACCCCTACGTTCTGGCCTAGGAGAGTTTTACTTTGAGACTGCAAGAGCAGTGTCTAGCCTCACCGCCGAAAACACAATCACCAAATTCCCAAATCTGCATTACCGCATCTCTCATGGTGCAGGTGCCTTTCCAGACATCTCAGAGCGCTTTTTGCTCGGCTTCCCAAACTCCTCGGATGCCGCCCGCGAAGCGTACAAGACGCGGTTTTGGTACGATAGTGCGGGACCTGTATGGCCGAAGCAGATCAAGGGGTTGACGGAGGGCATGGGCGTGCCGGTTAGTCAGATGGTGTTTGGTACGGATTATCCTTATGGGATCGGATTCTGGGATGTGGATGCTAATATCAGGGGATTGGCGGATGTTCAGTGGTTGGAAGATGGAGAGAGAGATGGGGTGTTTTGGAGGAATGCAAGGGAGCTGTGGAGGGGGAAGATTGCGATGTTGGAGGGGCTGGATCATGCGATGTGA
- a CDS encoding CysH, 3'-phosphoadenosine 5'-phosphosulfate sulfotransferase (PAPS reductase)-FAD synthetase: protein MSSPMFSAVDSYKQPTMREESGYASAASSQESLTEVYFTKPHLKFINSQLQKLEPQDILRWCITSLPGLFQTTAFGLTGLVTVDMLSKLEGPLKHNIDLIFLDTLYHFDETYALVDRIRRRYGTPVHVYKPAGCDSVNDFTTRHGDKLWETNDELYDYVAKVEPAERAYSELQVKAVLTGRRRSQGGKRGDLDIVEVDEAGLIKINPLANWSFTQVKEYVDANDVPYNELLNRGYKSVGDWHSTQPVAAGEDERSGRWKGKNKTECGIHNPKSRYAQFLQEQESKRQNQELENKLQQISLNA, encoded by the exons ATGTCGTCACCAATGTTTTCCGCAGTCGACTCCTACAAACAACCCACAATGCGTGAAGAATCAGGCTATGCCTCTGCTGCATCAAGTCAGGAAAGCCTGACCGAGGTCTACTTCACAAAGCCGCATTTGAAGTTCATCAACTCTCAGCTTCAGAAGCTCGAGCCACAAG ACATCCTTCGATGGTGCATCACATCTTTACCAGGACTTTTCCAGACCACAGCCTTTGGTCTTACTGGACTCGTCACCGTAGATATGCTTTCGAAGCTCGAAGGACCTCTGAAGCACAACATCGATCTGATCTTTTTGGACACCTTGTATCACTTCGATGAAACATACGCCCTTGTTGACCGGATAAGGAGGCGATACGGGACCCCCGTCCATGTCTACAAGCCTGCCGGCTGTGACAGTGTGAATGACTTCACCACCAGGCACGGTGATAAGCTTTGGGAAACAAACGATGAGCTCTACGACTATGTCGCCAAGGTCGAGCCTGCAGAGCGAGCATACTCTGAGCTTCAAGTCAAGGCCGTTCTGACTGGTCGACGACGTAGCCAAGGTGGAAAGCGTGGCGACCTAGACATTGTTGAGGTCGACGAGGCTGGTCTGATCAAGATCAACCCACTAGCCAACTGGAGCTTTACTCAGGTCAAGGAGTACGTGGATGCCAACGACGTCCCGTACAACGAGCTTCTCAACAGGGGCTACAAGAGCGTTGGCGATTGGCATTCGACCCAGCCAGTAGCTGCTGGAGAGGATGAGCGATCAGGACGCTGGAAGGGCAAGAACAAGACCGAGTGCGGTATCCACAACCCCAAGTCGCGATATGCTCAGTTCCTCCAAGAGCAAGAAAGTAAGCGACAAAACCAAGAACTTGAGAACAAGTTGCAGCAAATTTCTTTGAACGCATAG
- a CDS encoding MET3, ATP sulfurylase (sulfate adenylyltransferase) encodes MANAPHGGVLKDLIARDAPRRKELFDEAEKLPAIVLSERQLCDLELILNGGFSPLEGFMNQKDYDGVVAENRLADGNLFSIPITLDVSKQTIDEVGVKQGARIALRDFRDDRNLAILTVDDVYQPDKEKEAREVFDKDGDVAHPAIKYLYETVKEFYVGGKLEAIDRLEHYDYVGLRYTPAELRLHFDKLGWSKVVAFQTRNPMHRAHRELTVRAARARQANVLIHPVVGLTKPGDIDHFTRVRVYQALMPRYPNGMAVLALLPLAMRMAGPREAIWHAIIRKNHGATHFIVGRDHAGPGKNSKGVDFYGPYDAQDAVEKYRGELGIEVVPFLQMTYLPDSDEYKPKNEVEQGIKTLDISGTELRKRLRTGQEIPEWFSYPEVVRVLRESHPPRNQQGFTVFLTGYQNSGKDSIARALNVTLNQQGGRSVSLLLGDTIRSELSSELGFSRSDRDKNIARIAFVASELTKAGAAAIVAPIAPFEDSRKAARQTVERYGSFYLVHVATPLEHAEKTDKRGVYAKARAGEIKGFTGVDDPYEVPEKADLTVDLSTSNVRTAVHQIVLLLESEGLLTQL; translated from the exons ATGGCGAACGCACCCCACG GCGGCGTCCTCAAGGACTTGATTGCACGCGATGCGCCCCGTCGCAAGGAGCTCTTCGACGAGGCAGAGAAGCTCCCCGCAATTGTTTTGTCTGAGAGGCAGCTTTGCGACTTGGAACTCATCCTCAACGGAGGTTTTTCACCCTTGGAGG GTTTCATGAACCAAAAGGACTACGATGGTGTAGTTGCCGAGAACCGTCTCGCCGACGGCAACCTCTTTTCCATTCCCATCACGCTCGATGTCTCAAAACAGACCATCGATGAAGTTGGCGTCAAGCAGGGTGCACGCATCGCTCTTCGCGACTTCCGTGACGACCGCAACCTTGCTATCCTCACAGTCGACGATGTATACCAGCcagacaaggagaaggaggcgCGCGAGGTATTCGACAAGGACGGCGATGTGGCACACCCCGCCATCAAGTACCTGTACGAGACCGTGAAGGAGTTCTACGTTGGTGGCAAGCTCGAGGCTATCGACCGTCTGGAGCACTACGACTATGTCGGTCTCCGATACACACCCGCGGAACTGCGTCTGCACTTTGACAAGCTTGGCTGGTCCAAGGTTGTCGCTTTCCAGACGAGGAACCCCATGCATCGCGCTCATCGTGAGCTGACGGTTCGTGCCGCCCGCGCTCGCCAGGCCAATGTCCTCATCCACCCCGTGGTTGGTCTTACCAAGCCCGGTGACATTGACCACTTCACCCGTGTCCGTGTCTACCAGGCACTGATGCCTCGCTACCCCAACGGCATGGCTGTCCTCGCCCTTCTGCCTCTTGCTATGCGTATGGCTGGTCCCCGTGAGGCGATCTGGCACGCCATTATTCGCAAGAACCATGGTGCTACTCACTTCATTGTTGGCCGTGACCACGCTGGCCCGGGCAAGAACTCCAAGGGCGTTGACTTTTACGGTCCATATGACGCCCAGGACGCCGTCGAGAAGTACAGAGGCGAGCTTGGCATTGAGGTTGTACCCTTCTTGCAGATGACCTACCTCCCCGACTCCGACGAGTACAAGCCCAAGAACGAGGTTGAGCAGGGTATCAAGACTCTCGACATCTCTGGAACTG AACTCCGCAAGCGTCTCCGAACTGGCCAAGAGATCCCCGAATGGTTCTCCTACCCCGAGGTCGTCCGCGTGCTCCGAGAATCGCACCCTCCCCGTAACCAACAGGGTTTCACCGTCTTCCTGACGGGTTACCAAAACTCCGGCAAAGACTCCATCGCCCGCGCCCTGAACGTCACTCTCAACCAACAAGGTGGCCGCTCCGtctctcttcttctcggTGACACCATCCGCAGCGAACTTTCCAGCGAACTTGGCTTCAGCCGCTCCGACCGTGACAAGAACATTGCCCGCATTGCCTTTGTAGCCTCTGAGCTCACCAAGGCCGGTGCCGCAGCCATCGTCGCGCCCATTGCTCCCTTTGAAGACTCAAGAAAGGCGGCCCGCCAGACCGTCGAGAGGTACGGATCCTTCTACCTCGTCCACGTCGCCACTCCCCTCGAGCACGCCGAGAAGACCGACAAGCGCGGTGTCTACGCCAAGGCGCGCGCCGGTGAAATCAAGGGCTTCACCGGTGTCGACGACCCGTACGAGGTTCCTGAGAAGGCCGACCTGACTGTTGATCTCTCAACAAGCAATGTCAGGACAGCCGTGCACCAAATCGTGCTGCTGTTGGAGAGCGAGGGTCTCTTGACACAGTTGTAA
- a CDS encoding Retrotrans-gag domain containing protein — protein MSSPGDTDMTTNDSNQLLQSLLQRLEDMSTRMERLEAPSHELPQTPGHNTDATTDPTPTSETSNTSVPITPKPRHSLPHPPTFGGNKSQWRGWKLEMEGKIEEDAQAIGSLKAQLRYVYMRLDGAAKTNVTTYYEIQVKEESPNPFKLLDRLELLYGERNRKEKAIQNLYSIRQKDDETFISFYPRFEKEMANADAESWPEHTKISYLRNALSGRIKDRLVGTSGAETSTYARFAQKCADLSNDMELFGQWTKTTRRYGSRTAENAPTYEPPAKSNNATLTAVSPEDMMEWEPTQPTTTQVNAVGLRGKTNMNGYPSRRPEDRELIGKRAKWVNQEEIDARRQERRCLRCGRNNCRIATCPLAAALRPTHVSVKTAKSTVVTKAAVEEEDPEDSEAEQ, from the coding sequence ATGAGCTCCCCCGGGGATACTGACATGACGACGAACGATTCGAACCAGCTGTTACAGTCGCTACTACAGAGACTTGAAGACATGAGCACTAGGATGGAGAGGCTGGAAGCACCATCGCACGAGCTACCTCAAACGCCTGGTCACAATACAGACGCCACCACTGATCCAACGCCAACCTCCGAGACTTCGAACACATCTGTGCCTATAACCCCAAAGCCGCGGCACAGCTTACCCCACCCGCCTACGTTTGGTGGAAACAAATCacaatggcgaggatggaagctagagatggagggcaagatcgaagaagacgcgcaAGCTATTGGAAGCCTAAAAGCTCAGCTACGCTACGTCTACATGCGTCTTGATGGGGCAGCGAAAACCAACGTTACAACATACTACGAGATACAAGTTAAAGAAGAATCGCCAAACCCTTTCAAGCTGCTTGACCGCCTTGAACTCCTCTACGGCGAACGAAATCGGAAGGAGAAAGCCATTCAGAACCTCTACTCTATACGCCAGAAGGACGACGAGACGTTTATTTCCTTCTATCCACggtttgagaaagagatggcCAACGCTGACGCAGAAAGCTGGCCTGAGCATACGAAGATATCCTACTTACGCAATGCATTAAGTGGTAGGATAAAGGATAGGCTTGTTGGTACATCAGGAGCAGAAACAAGCACATACGCAAGGTTCGCTCAGAAGTGTGCAGATCTTAGCAACGACATGGAGTTGTTCGGCCAATGGACGAAAACAACCCGCCGTTACGGTAGCCGAACTGCTGAAAATGCACCAACCTATGAACCACCAGCAAAATCAAATAATGCCACGCTCACAGCAGTTTCCCCCGAAGACATGATGGAATGGGAACCTACGCAGCCTACAACTACCCAAGTGAACGCTGTCGGCCTCCGCGGCAAGACCAACATGAATGGATATCCATCTAGGCGTCCCGAAGACCGAGAACTTATTGGAAAACGAGCAAAATGGGTCAACCAAGAGGAAATCGATGCTCGACGCCAGGAACGACGCTGCCTCCGATGCGGCCGCAACAATTGCCGAATAGCTACATGCCCGTTAGCAGCCGCTCTACGACCAACTCACGTTAGCGTCAAGACAGCAAAGAGTACTGTGGTCACCAAGGCAGctgtagaggaggaagatcCAGAAGACTCCGAAGCAGAGCAATAG